A genomic segment from Blastococcus sp. PRF04-17 encodes:
- a CDS encoding TetR/AcrR family transcriptional regulator — MLAAAADELVANGMADTTIAAIAERAQVSQRTVYRHFPDWQSLLDALTEWVESELTARMERTLPASADVSLDELLDTGRTLFTAMEDVGRPAEAMVLTAQANRLLSEGHRERTRAVERVIADGLPTVDPSTRRQVSAIVRLLFGSHTWYTLTRELGLTAEQAGEAVSRTARALLADARRTGETS, encoded by the coding sequence GTGCTGGCGGCGGCCGCTGACGAGCTCGTCGCCAACGGGATGGCGGACACCACCATCGCGGCGATCGCCGAGCGCGCGCAGGTGTCGCAGCGCACCGTCTACCGCCACTTCCCCGATTGGCAGTCGTTGCTCGATGCGTTGACCGAGTGGGTGGAATCCGAGCTCACCGCCAGGATGGAACGCACCCTGCCGGCGTCGGCGGACGTGTCGCTCGACGAGCTGCTGGACACCGGTCGCACCTTGTTCACGGCGATGGAGGATGTCGGCAGGCCGGCCGAGGCCATGGTGCTGACCGCCCAGGCCAACAGACTGCTGTCCGAGGGTCACCGCGAGCGCACGCGCGCGGTCGAGCGGGTGATCGCCGACGGGTTGCCGACGGTGGATCCGTCGACCCGGCGTCAGGTGTCCGCGATCGTGCGCCTGCTGTTCGGATCCCACACCTGGTACACGCTGACGCGGGAGCTGGGTCTGACCGCCGAGCAGGCCGGCGAGGCGGTCTCGCGGACGGCACGGGCGCTGCTCGCCGACGCACGGAGGACGGGTGAGACTTCCTGA
- a CDS encoding PEP/pyruvate-binding domain-containing protein: MTGAPRTADPTVVDLMDPAARDATVVGHKAATLAMLTAVGFPVPAFFVITADSWGELTGTAEPAADELAGAPLPPGLREQIAAALARLGGGPVAVRSSATAEDLPDASFAGQYASFLDVEGLDAVCDAVRRCVAAARSDRVTTYRAAAGAAEGGMAVLVQRMVRAEAAGVAFTANPVTGDRDQTLVSAVRGLGERLVSGGTTPDEWVVRGGTAECVAAPENALDAASALQVAEMAERLEDRLGTPQDVEWAIADGNVHVLQSRPITALPTAPALQVPTEGTWTKDAAHYHEPMTPLGASVYLPLLDATISEMFGDFGLLLDTLTSRSLGGEIYTRVLPVGGKEGPAPPWWVMGILTRVVPPLRRRTATARRVLRTGLLDELPARWERQWRDEFRSDTERLRTTDLAALSDAELEATFGAAVALLRRGLHIHFRLLPPYVVALHELATTCGQLLGWDTLQTLQLLTGLSETSAEPARALAALATQVRGRPEAKAVLADPGSDVEKRLAELDPALGAAFRGHLDRFGHRTLGDDPGSATLAERPWLLAGLLREAAAGERPGEDPHALRDRAEAEARRLLAPRSEEDRRRFDRALTAARRVYGVREDNVFWTGNLPCGLIRRVALEIGERLVRDDRIARPADVAYLADDELRRALRADEDVRELVARRRAERAWVTAHPGPAFHGPPPQQPPDVRGLPDEARRINAAFMWYMANEFTPSVGEAQAGLAGAPGSPGTHTGPVRVIRSEDEFGNLRPGDVLVARVTTPVWSVLFGIAGAVVTDGGGALSHTAIVAREHGIPAVLATSTATTELTDGHIVTVDGTAGVVRLDT; the protein is encoded by the coding sequence ATGACCGGTGCACCCAGGACTGCCGATCCGACCGTGGTCGACCTCATGGACCCGGCGGCCCGCGACGCCACGGTGGTGGGTCACAAGGCGGCCACCCTCGCGATGCTGACGGCCGTCGGATTCCCCGTGCCCGCCTTCTTCGTCATCACCGCCGACTCCTGGGGCGAGCTGACCGGGACCGCGGAGCCGGCAGCCGACGAGCTCGCGGGTGCACCGCTGCCTCCCGGCCTGCGGGAGCAGATCGCCGCGGCGCTCGCGCGCCTCGGTGGCGGACCGGTCGCGGTCAGGTCGTCGGCGACGGCCGAGGACCTCCCGGACGCGTCCTTCGCCGGCCAGTACGCATCGTTCCTCGACGTCGAGGGCCTCGATGCGGTGTGTGACGCGGTCCGCCGCTGCGTCGCCGCTGCACGCAGCGACCGGGTCACGACCTACCGGGCCGCGGCCGGCGCCGCCGAAGGCGGCATGGCGGTGCTGGTCCAGCGCATGGTCCGGGCCGAGGCGGCCGGTGTCGCCTTCACCGCCAACCCGGTCACCGGCGACCGCGACCAGACGCTGGTCAGCGCCGTGCGGGGGCTGGGGGAGCGGCTGGTGTCGGGGGGCACCACCCCAGACGAGTGGGTGGTGCGCGGCGGCACCGCCGAGTGCGTCGCCGCCCCGGAGAACGCGCTCGACGCGGCGAGCGCGCTGCAGGTGGCCGAGATGGCGGAACGACTCGAGGACCGGCTGGGAACCCCCCAGGACGTCGAGTGGGCGATCGCCGACGGGAACGTGCACGTGCTGCAGTCCCGGCCGATCACCGCCCTGCCGACCGCTCCGGCGCTGCAGGTCCCGACCGAGGGCACCTGGACCAAGGACGCCGCGCACTACCACGAGCCGATGACCCCGCTCGGCGCGTCGGTCTACCTGCCCCTGCTCGACGCCACCATCTCCGAGATGTTCGGCGACTTCGGTCTCCTGCTCGACACCCTGACGAGCCGGTCGCTGGGCGGGGAGATCTACACCCGGGTGCTGCCGGTGGGGGGCAAGGAGGGCCCGGCACCACCGTGGTGGGTGATGGGGATCCTGACCCGGGTGGTGCCGCCCCTGCGCCGGCGGACAGCGACCGCCCGCCGGGTGCTGCGCACCGGGTTGCTCGACGAGCTGCCCGCCCGCTGGGAGCGGCAGTGGCGCGACGAGTTCCGGAGCGACACCGAGCGGCTGCGGACCACGGACCTGGCGGCCTTGTCCGACGCCGAGCTCGAGGCCACGTTCGGCGCCGCCGTCGCGCTGCTGCGCCGGGGCCTGCACATCCACTTCCGGTTGTTGCCGCCCTACGTCGTCGCGCTGCACGAGCTGGCCACCACCTGCGGACAACTCCTGGGCTGGGACACGTTGCAGACCCTGCAGCTGCTGACGGGCCTGTCCGAGACGTCCGCCGAGCCGGCCCGGGCGCTGGCCGCACTGGCCACGCAGGTGCGCGGCCGCCCGGAGGCGAAGGCGGTGCTGGCGGACCCCGGATCCGACGTCGAGAAGCGGTTGGCAGAGCTCGACCCGGCGCTCGGCGCCGCATTCCGCGGCCACCTCGACCGCTTCGGCCATCGCACGCTCGGCGACGACCCCGGTTCGGCCACGCTGGCCGAACGGCCCTGGCTGCTGGCGGGGCTGCTGCGCGAAGCCGCGGCCGGTGAACGACCGGGCGAGGACCCTCACGCGCTGCGGGACCGGGCGGAGGCCGAGGCGCGCCGGCTGCTGGCGCCTCGGTCCGAGGAGGACCGTCGGCGGTTCGATCGCGCGCTGACGGCCGCGCGGCGGGTCTACGGCGTCCGGGAGGACAACGTGTTCTGGACCGGAAATCTCCCGTGCGGGCTGATCCGCCGCGTGGCGCTGGAGATCGGCGAGCGGCTGGTCCGGGACGACCGCATCGCACGACCGGCGGATGTGGCGTACCTCGCCGACGACGAGCTGCGGCGGGCGCTGCGCGCCGACGAGGACGTGCGGGAGCTCGTCGCACGGCGGCGTGCCGAGCGGGCCTGGGTCACCGCCCACCCCGGTCCGGCCTTCCACGGTCCCCCGCCGCAGCAGCCGCCCGACGTGCGGGGGCTACCGGACGAGGCGCGGCGGATCAACGCCGCGTTCATGTGGTACATGGCCAACGAGTTCACCCCCAGCGTCGGCGAGGCGCAGGCCGGGCTGGCCGGCGCACCCGGCTCACCGGGCACCCACACGGGACCGGTCCGGGTCATTCGTTCCGAGGACGAGTTCGGCAACCTGCGGCCCGGCGACGTCCTCGTGGCCCGCGTCACCACTCCGGTGTGGTCGGTGCTGTTCGGCATCGCCGGAGCGGTGGTCACCGACGGGGGTGGCGCGCTGTCGCACACCGCGATCGTCGCGCGCGAGCACGGCATCCCCGCGGTGCTCGCGACGTCGACGGCGACCACCGAGCTGACCGATGGCCACATCGTCACCGTCGACGGCACCGCCGGCGTCGTACGCCTGGACACCTGA